The following coding sequences lie in one Mucilaginibacter sp. KACC 22773 genomic window:
- a CDS encoding discoidin domain-containing protein encodes MNRNFFLGIVFSLWPAVFCSAQISAPKPFGPVPTSNQLRVQQMESYAFVHFSLNTYTDQSWGFGNEDVNLFNPKDLDCRQWARTCKEAGMKGIIITAKHHCGFCLWPSKYTAYSVKNSPWKNGKGDVVKEMAAACKEYGLKLGIYLSPWDRNSPDYGKPEYITYFRNQLTELLTNYGPIFEVWFDGANGGSGYYGGANETRTIDRTTYYDWKNTYALIHKLQPNCVIWNDGGERGDLRWVGTEAGYVGETNWSLLNATGEVTWNMLHHGLENGNAWVPAEVNTSIRPEWFYHPGEDTKVKTLPQLMETYYHSIGRNATFLLNFPIMPNGLINERDEKAAQEFGKAVKEAFAVDLTKIKKTTASNIRGNNKEFGAGKAVDNNKDTYWATDDDVKTASLTIDLGKPTTFNRFLVQEYIQLGQRVKAFKVEAFVDGNWKEVANATTIGYKRILTFPSVKATKIRLNITDSKSCIVISNIGVYDAPQILTTPSIIRDQSGKIIITPADKESVVYYTLDGSAPTTASKKYTGAFQTDGKLDVKAIAGDPATGKSSPEVEEKFDQPRTDWKILGVSDEKANEILDGDPSTVWHQDKEKKMPVDLVIDLGKEETLSGFRYLPDPGLWGPGIITTYQFYVSVDNKEWKLVDEGEFPNIKNNPLIQIKSFAAVKARYIKLRALKNTEGNDNTGYAEVDVITSQP; translated from the coding sequence ATGAATAGAAATTTTTTCCTGGGAATTGTTTTTTCTTTATGGCCGGCAGTGTTTTGCAGCGCTCAAATCAGTGCGCCTAAACCATTTGGCCCGGTGCCAACCAGTAATCAACTGCGTGTGCAACAAATGGAATCTTATGCATTTGTGCATTTTTCATTGAACACCTATACCGATCAATCCTGGGGATTTGGTAACGAAGATGTGAATTTGTTTAATCCAAAAGATCTGGATTGCCGTCAATGGGCACGCACCTGCAAAGAAGCAGGTATGAAAGGAATCATCATTACCGCAAAACATCACTGCGGCTTTTGCCTTTGGCCATCAAAATATACGGCGTATTCTGTTAAAAATTCGCCATGGAAAAATGGCAAAGGCGATGTAGTGAAAGAAATGGCCGCGGCCTGTAAAGAATATGGTTTGAAACTGGGGATTTATTTATCGCCCTGGGACAGAAACAGCCCTGATTATGGCAAGCCCGAATACATTACCTATTTCAGAAACCAGCTTACTGAGCTGCTAACTAATTACGGGCCTATTTTCGAAGTATGGTTTGATGGTGCTAATGGCGGGTCGGGGTATTACGGCGGTGCTAACGAAACCCGTACCATCGACCGGACAACCTATTATGACTGGAAGAATACTTATGCCCTTATCCATAAACTGCAGCCAAATTGTGTAATCTGGAATGATGGCGGCGAGAGGGGCGATCTTCGTTGGGTAGGAACGGAAGCAGGTTATGTAGGCGAAACCAATTGGAGCCTGCTTAATGCTACTGGCGAAGTAACCTGGAATATGTTGCATCATGGTTTAGAAAACGGTAATGCATGGGTTCCCGCCGAAGTAAATACATCTATCCGGCCAGAGTGGTTTTATCATCCCGGTGAAGACACTAAGGTAAAAACGTTGCCCCAGCTGATGGAGACTTATTATCACTCCATTGGTCGTAATGCCACTTTCCTGCTTAACTTCCCTATCATGCCCAATGGCTTGATCAATGAACGAGATGAAAAAGCAGCCCAGGAATTTGGTAAAGCGGTTAAGGAAGCCTTTGCGGTTGACCTTACTAAAATAAAGAAAACAACCGCTTCCAATATTCGGGGCAACAATAAGGAATTTGGCGCCGGTAAAGCTGTCGATAATAATAAAGACACTTATTGGGCAACAGACGATGATGTAAAAACTGCTTCGTTGACTATCGATTTGGGCAAGCCAACTACATTCAATCGTTTCCTGGTGCAGGAGTACATCCAGCTGGGGCAAAGGGTGAAAGCATTCAAAGTTGAAGCCTTTGTTGATGGTAACTGGAAAGAAGTAGCCAACGCAACAACCATTGGGTACAAACGTATCCTTACTTTCCCGAGTGTGAAGGCAACAAAGATTCGGTTAAATATTACGGATTCAAAAAGTTGTATTGTTATTTCCAATATCGGTGTTTATGATGCGCCGCAGATTTTAACTACTCCTTCTATAATCAGGGACCAATCCGGTAAAATCATTATAACCCCGGCAGATAAGGAATCGGTAGTTTACTACACATTGGATGGAAGTGCACCTACCACAGCTTCAAAAAAATATACCGGGGCGTTTCAAACAGATGGGAAATTGGATGTAAAGGCAATTGCCGGCGACCCTGCCACGGGCAAAAGCAGCCCTGAAGTTGAGGAGAAATTTGACCAACCCCGCACGGATTGGAAAATTTTAGGAGTAAGCGACGAAAAGGCTAACGAGATTTTAGATGGAGATCCTTCTACCGTATGGCACCAGGATAAAGAGAAAAAAATGCCGGTTGATTTGGTGATCGACCTGGGAAAAGAAGAAACCCTGTCTGGTTTCAGGTATTTGCCCGATCCGGGTTTGTGGGGCCCCGGCATTATCACCACCTATCAATTTTATGTGTCTGTCGACAACAAAGAATGGAAACTGGTTGATGAAGGGGAGTTCCCCAATATTAAAAACAACCCGCTGATACAAATTAAAAGCTTTGCGGCCGTAAAAGCACGCTATATTAAATTGAGGGCTTTGAAGAATACGGAAGGCAACGATAATACAGGATATGCCGAAGTGGATGTAATTACAAGCCAACCCTAA
- a CDS encoding right-handed parallel beta-helix repeat-containing protein: protein MQKVKYLIVTVVLFAAFLWPAGSNAQTNLYVSLRGNDSNPGTQSKPFASINRAMITARKIPGAIFIRLYGGTYHLSKPVVFSPADSRKDNEPLTLTSVDRQEVIISGGAKLDGLNWTAYKNGIWQAKVGHDFVFDELFVNGKLQHMARYPNYDPSAQFLGGVAADAISKERAARWKSPAGGYVHALHSARWGDFHYVITGKDSSGNPILEGGWQNNRRSGMHEKYRYVENVFEELDTVNEWFYNKKTKILYYFPPKGLDLKTAKFETPQIAHLFEFKGTEEKPVKNIAISGLTLTGTVRTFMQNKEPLLRSDWTIYRGGAVLYEGAVHCRLENCVLHNLGNNAVFFSKFNRDCEVSGCRISEIGASGICFVGDPGAVRSPSFEYNEYIPPTEIDRTPGPKTNNYPKDCKVYDNLMFNLGYVEKQSAGVELSMCQDIVVSHNTIYDVPRAGINVSEGTWGGHIIEYNDVFNTVKETGDHGSFNSWGRDRYWQADKKKLDSIVAENPGIALLDVVKPIILRNNRFRCDHGWDIDLDDGSSNYLIYNNLCLNGGIKLREGVSRVVENNIMVNNTFHPHVWFKNSGDLFRHNIVGTGYLPIGISAWGKEVDYNAFPDSVSLAEARLRGTDSHSVHGPLTFENPREGDFRVKEGAALSIGFKNFAMDNFGVVSARLKAIARKPAFPAIVVTNNLSKDDAIDFMGARIKNLSTAGEQSATGMDQIRGVLVLSVAHGSAASGFLQANDVVITFNLRQVNNLKDLLEARGAVTGKNTEIVVFRNQHQLKQKIELKM, encoded by the coding sequence ATGCAAAAAGTAAAATATTTAATAGTAACGGTGGTTTTATTCGCTGCGTTTCTGTGGCCGGCCGGCAGCAACGCACAAACCAATTTGTATGTCTCCCTCAGGGGTAATGATAGCAATCCGGGTACGCAAAGTAAGCCTTTTGCTTCTATAAACCGTGCAATGATCACGGCACGGAAAATTCCGGGAGCTATTTTCATCAGGCTTTATGGGGGCACATATCATTTGAGTAAACCTGTGGTATTCAGTCCTGCCGATTCCAGGAAGGATAATGAGCCCCTGACTTTGACGAGCGTTGATCGCCAGGAGGTGATCATAAGCGGCGGCGCTAAATTAGACGGCCTGAATTGGACAGCATACAAAAATGGTATCTGGCAGGCTAAGGTCGGTCATGACTTTGTTTTTGATGAACTGTTTGTGAACGGAAAATTGCAGCATATGGCCCGTTATCCAAACTATGATCCTTCGGCACAGTTTCTTGGTGGCGTAGCAGCCGATGCTATCAGCAAAGAACGGGCTGCAAGGTGGAAGTCGCCCGCGGGTGGGTATGTGCACGCATTGCACAGTGCCAGGTGGGGCGATTTTCATTATGTCATAACCGGGAAGGACAGCAGTGGTAACCCTATATTGGAAGGGGGCTGGCAAAATAACCGGCGTTCGGGTATGCATGAAAAATACCGTTATGTAGAGAATGTTTTTGAAGAGCTTGATACCGTCAACGAATGGTTTTATAACAAGAAAACGAAAATCTTATATTATTTCCCACCTAAAGGCCTTGATTTAAAAACTGCAAAGTTTGAAACGCCTCAGATTGCCCATTTATTTGAATTTAAAGGGACGGAAGAAAAGCCGGTTAAAAACATTGCTATCTCCGGGCTTACATTAACAGGAACGGTACGCACCTTTATGCAGAACAAGGAGCCGTTGCTGCGCAGCGACTGGACAATTTACCGGGGTGGGGCCGTGTTATACGAAGGAGCAGTACATTGCCGTCTGGAAAATTGTGTGCTGCATAATTTGGGCAACAACGCCGTTTTTTTTAGCAAATTCAACCGGGACTGTGAAGTGTCAGGGTGCCGGATTTCCGAAATCGGTGCAAGCGGCATTTGTTTTGTCGGCGACCCGGGTGCGGTGCGTTCGCCCAGCTTTGAATATAACGAGTACATACCACCGACAGAAATAGACCGTACGCCAGGGCCAAAAACAAACAATTACCCAAAAGACTGTAAAGTTTATGATAACCTGATGTTTAACCTCGGTTATGTAGAAAAACAATCAGCGGGGGTGGAGCTCTCCATGTGTCAGGACATTGTTGTAAGCCACAATACCATTTACGATGTACCCCGCGCAGGCATCAACGTAAGCGAAGGAACGTGGGGAGGGCATATCATTGAATATAACGATGTGTTTAATACCGTAAAAGAAACCGGAGACCATGGATCATTTAATTCCTGGGGACGCGATCGTTACTGGCAGGCCGATAAGAAAAAACTTGATTCAATTGTTGCCGAAAATCCCGGCATAGCACTCCTTGATGTGGTAAAGCCGATTATTCTTCGTAACAACCGGTTCCGCTGCGACCATGGTTGGGATATTGACCTGGACGATGGATCCAGCAACTATCTTATTTACAATAATCTGTGCTTAAACGGGGGAATCAAGCTGCGGGAAGGCGTAAGCCGTGTTGTTGAAAACAATATCATGGTCAATAATACTTTTCATCCCCATGTATGGTTTAAAAATAGTGGCGACCTGTTTCGTCATAATATCGTTGGAACTGGATACTTGCCTATCGGTATTTCTGCCTGGGGAAAAGAGGTTGATTACAACGCTTTTCCTGATTCTGTTTCATTGGCTGAAGCGCGCTTGCGCGGAACGGATAGTCATTCGGTGCACGGGCCTCTAACCTTTGAAAATCCTCGGGAAGGAGATTTTCGCGTGAAGGAAGGTGCTGCGTTGTCCATCGGCTTCAAAAATTTCGCGATGGATAATTTTGGTGTTGTTTCCGCGCGGCTGAAAGCTATTGCCAGGAAACCGGCCTTCCCGGCAATCGTAGTCACTAATAATTTAAGCAAAGATGATGCAATAGATTTTATGGGTGCCAGGATTAAAAACCTGAGCACGGCCGGCGAGCAATCTGCAACTGGCATGGATCAGATCAGAGGGGTGTTGGTACTCTCTGTTGCCCACGGATCGGCTGCATCGGGATTCCTTCAGGCCAATGATGTAGTAATTACTTTTAATCTCAGGCAGGTTAACAACCTTAAAGATCTGCTTGAAGCCCGGGGCGCGGTGACCGGGAAAAATACCGAAATAGTGGTCTTTCGCAACCAACACCAGTTGAAGCAAAAGATTGAATTAAAGATGTAA
- the galA gene encoding beta-galactosidase GalA produces the protein MLLRGIALLFAALLALNATAQNTPSKRTKDNFDFSWQFHKGDIAIKRAVKAAGYGGLTDINVKVETNKEAIVAYTDVDKAATFKPEDWKEVNLPHDWCVEGTFVNDKSIGSSPAVSGYLPGGIGFYRKEFEIPETDKGKKISIEFDGIFRNSTVWVNGQLLGTHQSGYTPSTYDLTDVLRYGNEGKNVILVKVDATEYEGWWYEGCGIYRHVWLNKTDKLHVDRFGTYVTTSLVSPGEAAVNVKTNIKNEYGVVKNITLVSKIVDNKGAVLDTKTSSQVIEPFSTSELSQKAVIQKPLLWALETPILYKVLTEVSENGIVIDNYETTFGVRTIEINRNGVFLNGKLYPVKGTCNHQDFAGIGVALPDKINEYKLKLLKEMGSNAYRCSHHPPTPELLDMCDRMGLLVLDENRMLSSSEEGVADLKSMLYRDRNHPSIFMWSMENEEWIQGTVTGARILKTLVDVTHKIDPTRPVTAAMNHGRNEGGYSDVLDVVGYNYGDKGLAYVKDHEKYPNRVEFCTESTSFISTRGEYQNDWGKGFVSNLGLWQPNWGPLPGEDWADVVKYPYLGGLFVWTGFDYRGEPTPYQWPCVTSHFGFMDICGFPKDGYYAYKAAWTNEPVVHIFPHWSWPGKEGDSIKVHCYTNCDEVELLLNGKTIGRQKTTPYTKLIWTLIYKPGKLEARGYKGRKLVTRDIVETTTDPAQLTLKSDCAILKADGTDVAVIRVALKDVKGRVVPTAANLVRFSIEGPGRIIGTGNGNPSSHEPDKASQRMAFNGYCLVLVQSNKQAGEIRLKASSETLKGAEVVIKVQ, from the coding sequence ATGCTACTGCGGGGGATTGCACTCTTGTTTGCAGCTTTATTAGCGTTAAATGCAACGGCCCAGAACACGCCATCGAAAAGGACAAAAGATAATTTTGACTTCAGCTGGCAGTTTCACAAAGGCGATATCGCTATCAAACGGGCAGTTAAAGCTGCTGGATATGGTGGCTTAACAGATATCAATGTCAAAGTTGAAACAAATAAAGAAGCCATTGTTGCTTATACCGATGTTGATAAAGCAGCAACATTTAAACCCGAAGACTGGAAGGAAGTAAACCTTCCGCACGATTGGTGTGTGGAGGGAACTTTTGTTAACGATAAATCAATCGGGAGTTCGCCTGCTGTCAGCGGATATTTGCCCGGTGGGATAGGTTTTTATAGGAAGGAATTTGAAATACCGGAAACCGATAAAGGAAAAAAAATATCCATTGAATTTGATGGAATTTTCAGGAACAGTACCGTTTGGGTCAATGGTCAGCTTTTAGGCACACACCAAAGTGGCTATACACCTTCAACCTATGATTTGACAGATGTTTTGCGCTACGGCAACGAAGGCAAAAATGTTATTCTTGTAAAGGTTGATGCTACCGAATACGAAGGCTGGTGGTACGAAGGGTGCGGAATTTACCGGCATGTTTGGCTCAATAAAACCGACAAGCTCCATGTTGACCGGTTTGGCACCTACGTTACTACATCTTTAGTTTCACCGGGTGAAGCCGCTGTAAACGTAAAAACCAATATTAAAAACGAATACGGTGTAGTTAAAAACATCACGCTCGTGTCTAAAATTGTAGATAATAAAGGAGCGGTGCTTGACACCAAAACTTCATCTCAGGTAATTGAGCCGTTTAGCACATCCGAACTTTCACAAAAAGCAGTTATTCAAAAACCCTTGCTTTGGGCGCTCGAAACACCAATTCTTTACAAAGTACTCACAGAAGTTTCTGAAAACGGGATTGTCATCGACAATTACGAAACAACTTTTGGGGTTAGGACTATCGAAATAAACCGGAATGGTGTATTTTTAAACGGGAAGCTTTACCCGGTGAAGGGCACTTGCAACCACCAGGATTTTGCCGGGATTGGCGTGGCCCTTCCTGATAAAATAAACGAATACAAATTAAAGTTGCTCAAAGAAATGGGCAGCAATGCTTATCGTTGTTCCCATCATCCGCCCACGCCTGAGCTGCTTGATATGTGCGACAGGATGGGGTTACTTGTATTGGATGAGAATCGTATGTTGTCCAGCTCTGAAGAAGGGGTAGCGGATTTGAAATCCATGTTGTACCGGGATCGCAACCACCCGTCGATATTTATGTGGAGTATGGAAAATGAAGAATGGATTCAAGGTACAGTAACCGGGGCCAGGATACTAAAAACACTGGTGGATGTCACGCATAAAATTGACCCGACCCGACCTGTCACCGCTGCTATGAATCATGGACGGAACGAAGGTGGTTATAGCGATGTGCTGGATGTTGTGGGATATAACTATGGTGATAAGGGATTGGCGTATGTGAAAGACCATGAAAAATATCCCAACCGGGTTGAGTTTTGTACAGAGTCCACAAGTTTCATTTCAACCCGTGGAGAGTATCAGAACGATTGGGGAAAAGGTTTTGTATCCAACCTTGGGTTATGGCAGCCCAACTGGGGGCCGCTGCCTGGTGAAGACTGGGCGGACGTTGTTAAATATCCCTATCTCGGCGGCTTGTTTGTGTGGACCGGTTTTGACTACCGTGGTGAGCCTACGCCATACCAATGGCCATGCGTTACCTCTCATTTCGGGTTTATGGATATATGCGGCTTCCCTAAAGACGGATACTACGCTTACAAAGCAGCCTGGACAAACGAGCCGGTGGTTCATATTTTCCCCCATTGGAGCTGGCCCGGCAAAGAGGGTGACAGCATAAAGGTGCATTGTTACACCAATTGCGACGAAGTGGAGTTATTGCTGAACGGCAAAACCATAGGCAGGCAAAAAACAACTCCTTATACCAAACTGATATGGACCCTTATATATAAACCCGGTAAATTGGAAGCCAGGGGATATAAAGGCAGAAAGTTGGTAACACGAGACATTGTTGAAACAACAACTGATCCCGCCCAATTAACCTTGAAGAGCGATTGCGCCATACTTAAAGCAGATGGTACAGATGTGGCTGTTATCCGGGTGGCACTTAAAGATGTCAAAGGAAGGGTAGTCCCTACAGCGGCCAACCTGGTAAGGTTTTCAATTGAGGGCCCCGGAAGAATCATCGGTACAGGCAATGGTAACCCAAGCAGTCATGAACCCGATAAAGCCAGCCAGCGGATGGCGTTCAACGGATATTGTTTGGTGCTGGTACAATCAAATAAGCAGGCCGGGGAGATCCGGTTAAAAGCGTCTTCCGAAACCCTTAAAGGAGCTGAAGTTGTTATTAAAGTCCAATAA
- a CDS encoding beta-galactosidase, protein MKIQIKQLLIISTLLLATLSIKAQELYVGTNYHPHDDKDQEKIKKDIGLMKAAGFKVVRMGHLAWDSYEPSEGKFDFQWFDFVMDMMNKAGIKVVLDIAIRPAPIWLHHKYPSIDVTSPAGNAQYPNHRYMEDVGDPMYQKYAVRYADTLTKHYAKHPALLAFGVDNESGDGPISYSETVRKRFVVWLMKKYATIDNFNKAWATQRWSRRINDFDEVGLPVTGEKNGSPEKILDFRRFISDEVNQILFKVLDKVNANAPNALTNTNAWYYSALKYFDYSQIAYSGKMSRGGAGFYPGNSLTTNWGVMNALFGISRIQFESTNPFWCSEFTTMTAVPNSIRKSAYATLMYGNQVVCGWTWQSMWSGEEQYLEGMLDWDGIPNRKYDEYKKIATEFKKIEKYFPYKASPEVGLAFSFPSQIASSSFPEAQDQQLQSCWNLFYNRNMDANVVEISKSLLKYKLLFVPGVTVMDETTANKIRDFVKNGGTVVMTSNSAVVDETGRVFASTHPGRLSDVFGIRVAGYEETEPMNEVSRTSLRGKKIELNYIGKTVGTESTRFDVVESKGAEILGSITSLDKDYPIITSNKYGKGRAIYVGLPAGGDVLGPLLDKLIDELGIKKGPQVPTGVMARQIDKNHFLYLNVTGEPKEIPMNGKSQSILFDKSYTGNFTIAPYEPEFIEIK, encoded by the coding sequence ATGAAGATACAAATCAAACAGCTTTTGATAATTTCAACGCTGTTGCTTGCTACCTTGTCGATTAAAGCTCAGGAATTATATGTGGGCACCAACTATCATCCACACGATGATAAAGACCAGGAAAAAATAAAAAAGGACATTGGATTGATGAAGGCTGCCGGATTCAAGGTGGTTAGGATGGGCCACCTGGCCTGGGACAGTTATGAGCCCTCTGAAGGTAAGTTTGATTTTCAATGGTTTGATTTTGTGATGGACATGATGAATAAAGCAGGGATTAAGGTGGTCCTTGACATCGCTATTCGTCCGGCACCTATTTGGTTGCACCATAAATATCCCTCAATTGATGTTACCAGCCCAGCGGGCAATGCGCAATACCCTAACCATCGGTATATGGAAGATGTAGGTGATCCGATGTATCAAAAATACGCTGTGCGTTATGCGGATACACTTACAAAACACTATGCTAAACATCCGGCCCTATTAGCTTTTGGTGTCGATAACGAATCTGGCGACGGCCCTATTTCATACTCAGAAACGGTAAGAAAGAGGTTCGTGGTGTGGTTAATGAAGAAGTATGCTACCATTGACAATTTTAACAAGGCCTGGGCTACGCAACGCTGGTCAAGAAGGATTAACGATTTTGATGAAGTAGGGCTACCTGTAACCGGTGAAAAAAATGGCTCCCCGGAGAAAATATTGGATTTCAGGCGCTTTATATCTGACGAAGTTAACCAGATCTTATTTAAGGTACTCGACAAGGTTAATGCCAATGCACCCAATGCGCTAACTAATACCAATGCCTGGTATTACAGTGCGTTGAAGTATTTTGACTATTCGCAGATTGCTTATTCAGGCAAGATGTCACGGGGAGGGGCGGGCTTTTATCCGGGGAATTCTTTAACTACCAATTGGGGGGTGATGAATGCCTTGTTCGGAATTTCCCGTATTCAGTTTGAAAGTACAAACCCCTTCTGGTGCAGTGAATTTACTACAATGACCGCAGTTCCTAATTCGATCAGGAAATCGGCCTATGCCACGCTGATGTACGGCAATCAGGTGGTTTGCGGATGGACCTGGCAAAGTATGTGGTCGGGCGAAGAACAATACCTGGAAGGGATGCTTGACTGGGACGGAATTCCCAACCGCAAATATGACGAATACAAAAAGATAGCAACAGAGTTTAAAAAGATCGAAAAATACTTTCCTTACAAGGCCAGCCCGGAAGTTGGCTTAGCATTTTCATTCCCAAGTCAGATAGCCAGCAGCTCGTTCCCCGAGGCGCAGGACCAACAGTTACAGAGTTGCTGGAATCTGTTTTATAATCGTAATATGGATGCCAATGTTGTTGAGATCAGTAAAAGCCTATTAAAGTATAAATTACTTTTTGTGCCCGGTGTAACAGTAATGGATGAAACCACCGCCAATAAAATAAGGGATTTTGTAAAAAATGGCGGGACAGTGGTAATGACAAGTAATTCTGCCGTGGTTGACGAAACGGGGAGAGTATTTGCATCTACTCATCCGGGGCGTTTAAGCGATGTATTTGGAATACGGGTAGCCGGTTATGAAGAAACAGAGCCGATGAATGAAGTATCGCGCACATCGTTGAGAGGCAAAAAAATTGAACTAAATTACATAGGGAAAACTGTTGGAACAGAATCAACACGATTTGACGTTGTGGAATCCAAAGGTGCCGAAATTCTTGGAAGCATAACCAGCTTAGATAAAGATTACCCGATCATTACTTCTAACAAATACGGCAAAGGCAGGGCAATTTATGTAGGCTTGCCTGCAGGCGGCGATGTATTGGGCCCATTGCTTGATAAACTGATAGATGAACTGGGGATTAAAAAGGGCCCGCAGGTTCCTACGGGCGTTATGGCAAGGCAAATTGATAAGAACCATTTTTTATACCTGAACGTGACCGGAGAACCTAAAGAAATACCAATGAATGGGAAATCGCAGAGTATTCTGTTCGATAAAAGTTATACCGGCAATTTTACCATTGCACCGTACGAACCTGAGTTTATAGAGATAAAATAG